Proteins from one Ipomoea triloba cultivar NCNSP0323 chromosome 1, ASM357664v1 genomic window:
- the LOC116014754 gene encoding uncharacterized protein LOC116014754: MATLVPGVLLKLLQHMNTDVKVAGEHRSSLLQVVSIVPALAGGELFPNQGFYLKVSDSSHATYVSLPDEHDDLILSDKIQLGQFIHVERLEAASPVPILRGVRPVPGRHPCVGTPEDIVATKSLGFLNGNANLSPGSKSKSKSQSMVSHNHVGGKDSKSGVLRLNGSAKEEKTEKRTPVLTKSKSQLSKLTLNLVDKKEMLVKSKSSSSKSIPSSPTSCYSLPNSFEKFANGVKQQAKIKGLERLEKATVKPGLGEKSSSIRGTSPTTKRAVSGNSAKNIVQVIELGPKALRKSWEGNMDVKGRESPRLKAIRRDLKPEARSTSTPRKSTSERMSSREESKEISVKSSKEESKGHTSTKRISTNGDPVDVEKSSKLKTSSGKKSSGEVNNGLPGNLVKVSINNRRLTDGSVSWSPLPSSLAKLGKEVLKHRDAAQMAAIEAIQEASVAESLLRCLSTYSELSSSASEDNPQPAVEQFLALHSSLSNARQVADAIAKTATAGSSSDQEEKPPSEEAEKVVSERCKQAASWVNAALVTNLSSFSVYSKQATSGQNATSAPAPSPNSVLGNQPVLVLGNTGKSSAAKPQAKSRQSVSSKNAPPGTQRRQADGLAVGQKPKALPPKEWARGDGLDEAVDLAEMLRVESQDWFLGFVEKFLDADVDASALSDNGQIAGMLTQLKSVNDWLDEIGASKDDEDNDETTTTTTHISSETIDRIRKKIYEYLLTHVESAAAALGAGSQPSPTPETKARR; encoded by the exons ATGGCTACTCTGGTGCCTGGGGTTCTTCTGAAGCTGCTTCAGCATATGAACACAGATGTGAAAGTTGCAGGGGAGCATAGGTCATCTCTGTTGCAAGTGGTGAGCATTGTTCCTGCACTGGCTGGGGGGGAGCTTTTCCCTAACCAAGGCTTCTATTTAAAGGTATCAGATTCCTCTCATGCCACTTATGTCTCTTTGCCTGATGAACATGATGATCTCATCCTCAGTGATAAGATTCAATTGGGTCAGTTCATACATGTTGAGAGACTTGAAGCTGCCTCTCCTGTGCCTATTCTTAGGGGGGTTAGGCCTGTCCCAGGGAGACACCCTTGTGTTGGCACCCCTGAGGATATAGTTGCCACTAAATCTTTAGGTTTCCTCAATGGCAATGCCAATTTGTCCCCGGGATCGAAATCGAAATCTAAATCTCAATCAATGGTGAGCCACAATCATGTTGGAGGGAAGGATAGTAAATCTGGTGTTTTGAGGTTGAATGGTAGTGCCAAAGAGGAGAAAACCGAAAAGAGAACACCTGTGCTGACTAAATCCAAGTCTCAATTGTCCAAGCTCACACTGAATTTAGTTGACAAGAAGGAGATGTTGGTGAAGTCGAAATCATCTAGCTCGAAATCAATACCTTCGTCTCCAACAAGTTGTTACTCGTTACCGAATTCTTTTGAAAAGTTTGCAAACGGGGTTAAGCAGCAGGCGAAAATCAAGGGATTGGAGAGGTTGGAGAAGGCAACTGTAAAGCCTGGGTTGGGAGAGAAGTCGAGTTCAATTCGTGGGACAAGTCCAACAACAAAAAGGGCGGTAAGTGGGAATTCTGCAAAGAATATTGTTCAAGTGATTGAGTTGGGGCCTAAGGCCTTGAGAAAGAGTTGGGAAGGGAACATGGATGTCAAGGGTAGAGAAAGTCCCAGATTGAAGGCTATCAGACGTGACTTGAAGCCTGAAGCTCGGAGTACTTCG ACTCCAAGAAAATCAACGAGTGAAAGGATGTCATCTAGGGAAGAAAGTAAGGAAATTTCTGTAAAATCATCCAAGGAGGAAAGTAAGGGACATACATCTACTAAAAGGATTTCTACGAATGGAGATCCTGTTGATGTGGAGAAGTCCAGCAAGCTAAAAACTTCTTCTGGGAAGAAGTCAAGTGGGGAGGTCAACAATGGATTGCCCGGAAATTTGGTCAAAGTTTCCATCAATAACAGGAGATTGACAGATGGAAGTGTTTCCTGGTCTCCACTGCCGTCTTCTCTTGCAAAGCTTGGAAAG GAAGTTCTGAAGCACAGAGATGCAGCTCAGATGGCAGCAATTGAGGCAATACAAGAGGCTTCAGTTGCCGAAAGTTTGCTCAGATGTTTAAG CACGTATTCTGAACTGAGCTCTTCTGCAAGTGAAGATAACCCGCAGCCTGCAGTAGAACAGTTCTTGGCCCTACATTCTAGTTTGAGTAACGCTCGGCAGGTTGCTGATGCTATTGCCAAGACTGCCACGGCAGGGTCCTCGTCAGATCAGGAAGAAAAGCCTCCTTCTGAAGAAGCGGAAAAGGTAGTGTCAGAGAGATGCAAACAGGCAGCTTCATGGGTCAATGCTGCGTTAGTTACCAATCTGTCGTCCTTCTCGGTGTACAGCAAGCAAGCGACCTCTGGTCAAAATGCCACTTCAGCTCCCGCTCCAAGCCCGAACTCCGTCCTCGGGAATCAACCCGTATTAGTCCTCGGGAACACCGGTAAAAGTTCAGCTGCGAAACCACAAGCAAAATCCCGCCAGTCAGTCAGTTCCAAGAACGCCCCTCCAGGAACTCAACGTAGGCAAGCAGATGGGTTAGCGGTGGGTCAGAAACCGAAAGCCTTGCCTCCAAAAGAATGGGCGAGAGGGGATGGCCTTGACGAGGCAGTGGACCTGGCTGAGATGCTGCGAGTCGAGTCCCAAGATTGGTTCTTAGGATTCGTGGAGAAGTTTCTAGATGCCGATGTGGACGCCTCGGCCCTATCCGACAACGGCCAAATAGCGGGCATGCTCACTCAGCTGAAGAGCGTGAACGACTGGCTGGACGAGATTGGGGCTAGCAAGGACGATGAGGACAACGAcgaaacaacaacaacaacaacccaCATCTCCTCCGAAACCATCGATAGGATACGAAAGAAGATATACGAGTACCTGCTTACACACGTGGAATCAGCTGCAGCAGCACTCGGTGCTGGGTCGCAGCCATCACCAACACCAGAAACCAAAGCGAGAAGATAA